From one Vanacampus margaritifer isolate UIUO_Vmar chromosome 12, RoL_Vmar_1.0, whole genome shotgun sequence genomic stretch:
- the bfsp1 gene encoding filensin, whose amino-acid sequence MFKTSYLRKEVRKEKYEQSDVFHEEPEDSAGISAIQGWENLQELNSRFARYINRARVLEQRNAVFRKQLDTLQRMEEASGLEETFKEQIQVNKQRIRELTSDRGKLERELRDACRMLDEFTSKYRNECDYQERLRVTLEQLNKEADSALLKNLEYQIQSQFLQDDINSTRERHRKNLAEIQTFVHILQQINQTLPLAPTVSVGISEEQEKLLVQSRLPALQIQLEEYKSAICQLQAQKQRLQAEAAMLEQAIRSTQESFDDEIQLYNEQIESLRKEIEEAERALERFTSECRHLAMYQTSLENELERYKRIIENEDHRLNSAIIGTPVTLFTTSYHYTHTPPASNRGRDITLAIQDITNIKPRQKIMAKKVQKKKELRDVIDNGQEDRNAGPGGGVAPDDEVKGMSPGEVQENNVRRTEETPVYSGVSPQDVPDGAQISKAFDTLCNIVRDRMRKYKKPEPIADFYTKGRYVLVTGDGSYPDPCFCSTIPAAGHIVVTIKDQSLGRIVPSPQPPPPPQPPQPIIGPRPAIPTPPNVAGGKEDNKGGKEKEDGSKDKVKKEEPEPQPKDPGPVQPFSGPKDPTPAVDPSKPKKNKDDNGSSGTSPKSMPRTASTSSSSSSSTSTSSSSSSTSNSNSNSTSSSSSSSFTPDALSYEKVVLESVEKFSDGRKLKGYEETSMVVETTIEKSSKKKH is encoded by the exons ATGTTTAAGACCAGCTACCTGCGCAAGGAGGTGCGCAAGGAGAAGTACGAGCAATCGGATGTCTTCCACGAAGAACCCGAAGACTCGGCAGGGATCTCGGCCATCCAGGGCTGGGAGAATCTCCAAGAGCTCAACAGCCGCTTTGCCCGCTACATCAACCGGGCTCGGGTCCTGGAGCAGCGCAACGCTGTGTTCCGCAAGCAGCTGGACACTCTACAGCGCATGGAGGAGGCCAGCGGCCTGGAGGAGACATTCAAGGAACAGATCCAAGTCAATAAGCAGCGAATCCGAGAGCTCACCTCTGACCGCGGCAAACTGGAGAGAGAGCTGAGGGACGCCTGCCGCATGCTGGATGAGTTCACCAGCAA atACAGAAATGAATGTGATTATCAAGAGCGACTACGGGTCACACTGGAACAGCTTAACAAG GAGGCTGACAGTGCCTTGCTAAAAAATTTGGAGTATCAGATCCAGTCACAGTTCCTGCAGGACGACATCAACTCTACCAGAGAGAGACACAGGAAG AACCTTGCGGAGATCCAGACCTTTGTACACATTTTGCAGCAAATCAACCAGACGCTTCCGCTTGCTCCCACTGTGTCAGTGGGCATCTCCGAG gaGCAGGAGAAGCTGCTGGTGCAGAGCAGGTTGCCTGCCCTGCAGATTCAGCTGGAGGAGTACAAGAGCGCCATCTGCCAGCTGCAGGCACAAAAACAACGTCTTCAGGCCGAG GCGGCGATGTTGGAGCAAGCCATCAGGAGCACCCAGGAGAGTTTCGACGACGAGATCCAGCTGTACAACGAGCAAATCGAATCGCTGCGCAAGGAGATCGAGGAAGCCGAGAGGGCCCTGGAGAGATTCACCAGCGAGTGTCGCCACCTGGCCATGTACCAAACATCTCTGGAGAATGAGCTGGAAAGGTACAAGAGGATCATCGAGAACGAGGACCACAG GTTGAATTCGGCAATAATCGGCACACCAGTCACCCTGTTTACCACCAGTTACCACTACACCCACACTCCTCCTGCCTCAAACAGGGGCAGAG ATATTACTCTTGCCATCCAAGACATTACTAACATAAAACCTCGCCAGAAGATCATGGCCAAGAAAGTACAGAAGAAGAAGGAGCTCAGAGATGTAATTGACAACGGTCAGGAGGATCGAAACGCAGGCCCCGGCGGGGGAGTGGCTCCAGACGACGAAGTGAAGGGGATGTCCCCTGGAGAAGTTCAAGAGAATAATGTGAGGAGGACTGAGGAGACACCTGTGTATTCCGGAGTGTCTCCGCAGGACGTCCCTGACGGAGCTCAGATAAGCAAGGCATTCGACACACTTTGTAACATCGTCAGAGATCGGATGAGGAAGTACAAGAAGCCGGAGCCCATCGCTGACTTCTACACAAAGGGTCGGTACGTCCTTGTCACCGGTGATGGAAGCTACCCAGACCCCTGCTTCTGCAGTACCATACCTGCCGCCGGACATATCGTTGTCACGATCAAAGATCAGTCTCTTGGACGCATTGTACCATCCCCTCAACCACCTCCACCACCCCAACCACCTCAGCCCATAATAGGCCCCAGACCTGCAATTCCCACCCCTCCAAATGTCGCAGGAGGGAAGGAAGATAACAAGGGAGGAAAAGAGAAGGAAGATGGCAGTAAAGACAAGGTTAAGAAAGAAGAACCTGAGCCTCAACCTAAAGATCCGGGTCCAGTCCAGCCTTTCTCTGGCCCCAAAGATCCAACCCCAGCAGTGGATCCCTCCAAACCAAAGAAGAACAAGGATGACAATGGATCAAGCGGGACAAGCCCTAAATCCATGCCCCGCACCGCCAGCACCAGTTCCAGTTCGAGCAGCAGCACCAGCACCAGCTCCAGCTCCAGCTCCACCTCCAACTCCAACTCCAACTCCACTTCCAGCTCCAGTTCCAGTAGCTTCACTCCAGACGCCTTGAGCTACGAGAAGGTGGTGCTGGAGTCTGTGGAGAAGTTCTCCGATGGGCGCAAGCTTAAAGGTTACGAGGAGACTTCCATGGTGGTGGAAACCACCATCGAGAAATCTAGCAAGAAGAAACATTAG
- the pcsk2 gene encoding neuroendocrine convertase 2, with amino-acid sequence MRGSPRRARTRVGFMVLLNALLLLLLRATATQAAVRHSTEHVVVQLREEAPEEEAHQLAAQHGYHSARKVAFGKGLYHFYPQDSSKRRSKRSIRGRQGLLEDSRVKNILDQDGFNRQKRGYRSLDDMEVNISDPLFTKQWYLINTGQADGTPGLDLNVAEAWRLGYTGQGVTIAIMDDGIDYLHPDLASNYNADASYDFSSNDPYPFPRYTDDWFNSHGTRCAGEVSAAANNNICGVGVAYNSKVAGIRMLDQPFMTDIIEASSISHMPQVIDIYSASWGPTDDGKTVDGPRELTLQAMADGVNKGRGGKGSIYVWASGDGGSYDDCNCDGYASSMWTISINSAINDGRTALYDESCSSTLASTFSNGRKRNPEAGVATTDLYGNCTLRHSGTSAAAPEAAGVFALALEANPDLTWRDMQHLSVLTSKRNQLHDEVHQWRRNGVGLEFNHLFGYGVLDAGGMVKMAKEWRTVPERFHCVAGFIQENHKIQSGNKLVLAISTEACQGKDNFVRYLEHVQAVITVNASRRGDLNLNMTSPMGTTSILLSRRPRDNDSKVGFDKWPFMTTHTWGEDPRGTWVLEVGFRGDELQRGVLKEWTLMLHGTQSAPYIDQKVRDYQSKLAMSKKEELEEELDEAVERSLKSLLRKTN; translated from the exons ATGCGCGGATCTCCCCGCCGTGCAAGGACACGCGTGGGATTTATGGTGCTGCTCAACGCGTtgctgctgctcctgctgcGAGCGACCGCGACGCAGGCTGCGGTGAGACACTCCACGGAGCATGTTGTGGTCCAGTTGCGCGAGGAGGCGCCGGAGGAGGAGGCGCACCAACTTGCAGCACAACATGGGTACCATAGTGCTCGCAAG GTGGCCTTTGGAAAGGGGCTCTACCACTTCTATCCTCAGGATTCTTCCAAAAGGCGGAGCAAACGCAGCATTCGAGGCAGACAGGGGCTCCTGGAAGACAGCAGG GTGAAGAACATTCTGGACCAAGATGGGTTTAACCGTCAGAAGCGCGGCTACCGAAGTTTAGACGACATGGAAGTGAACATAAGCGACCCGCTGTTCACCAAACAGTGGTACCTG ATCAACACAGGCCAAGCAGACGGGACCCCTGGGCTGGATCTTAATGTGGCTGAGGCCTGGCGACTGGGCTACACAGGCCAAGGAGTCACCATCGCAATCATGGATGACG GCATTGACTATCTGCATCCAGACCTGGCATCTAATTAT AATGCAGATGCCAGTTATGACTTCAGCAGCAATGACCCGTACCCATTTCCACGCTACACAGATGACTGGTTCAACAG TCACGGCACACGATGTGCCGGGGAAGTGTCAGCAGCAGCCAACAACAACATCTGCGGCGTGGGAGTCGCCTACAACTCCAAGGTGGCAG GTATTAGAATGTTGGACCAGCCATTCATGACGGACATCATTGAGGCCTCATCCATCAGCCACATGCCTCAAGTCATTGACATCTACAGTGCCAGCTGGGGGCCCACTGATGATGGCAAGACTGTGGATGGACCCAGAGAGTTAACCCTTCAGGCTATGGCTGATGGTGTCAACAAG GGGCGAGGAGGCAAAGGCAGCATCTACGTGTGGGCATCGGGAGATGGCGGTAGCTATGACGACTGCAATTGCGATGGTTACGCCTCCAGTATGTGGACCATTTCCATCAACTCGGCCATCAACGACGGACGCACGGCGCTGTACGACGAGAGCTGCTCATCCACGCTGGCGTCCACCTTCAGCAACGGACGCAAAAGGAACCCCGAGGCCGGAGTC GCCACCACCGACCTGTATGGGAACTGCACCCTGCGCCACTCAGGAACATCGGCAGCAGCTCCAGAGGCAGCTGGAGTCTTCGCGCTGGCTCTTGAGGCAAA CCCCGACCTGACATGGAGAGACATGCAGCACCTGTCAGTGCTGACCTCTAAGAGGAACCAGCTCCACGACGAAGTCCATCAGTGGAGGAGGAACGGCGTGGGCCTGGAGTTCAACCACCTGTTTGGCTACGGCGTGTTAGACGCCGGCGGCATGGTGAAAATGGCTAAAGAGTGGAGGACGGTGCCCGAGCGCTTCCACTGTGTTGCCGGATTCATCCAGGAGAACCA TAAAATCCAGTCCGGCAACAAGCTGGTGCTCGCCATCTCCACCGAAGCCTGCCAGGGCAAGGACAACTTCGTCCGCTACCTGGAGCACGTCCAGGCGGTGATCACCGTCAACGCCAGCCGCCGCGGTGATCTCAACCTCAACATGACCTCCCCCATGGGCACCACGTCCATCTTGCTGAGCCGACGGCCCCGCGACAACGACTCCAAGGTGGGCTTCGATAAGTGGCCCTTCATGACCACGCACACCTGGGGCGAGGACCCGCGCGGGACCTGGGTCCTGGAGGTGGGCTTCCGGGGCGATGAGCTCCAGCGCGGCGTCCTCAAGGAGTGGACGCTCATGCTGCACGGAACACAAAGTGCCCCTTATATAGACCAGAAAGTGCGCGACTACCAGTCCAAGCTGGCCATGTCCAAGAAGGAAgagctggaggaggagctggATGAGGCCGTGGAGAGAAGTTTGAAGAGCTTGCTGAGGAAaaccaactga